From the Paludisphaera mucosa genome, one window contains:
- the hemE gene encoding uroporphyrinogen decarboxylase, with product MTSEPSTQDPTIPDALWNSRFLKACRREPVDATPVWLMRQAGRYMTEYRSLRAKVSFLELCKNPELAAETTIFAAETLGVDAAILFADILLILEPLGFGLEFSKGEGPVIHDPIREAAHVAGMMPLEDLSALSYVFDAIRLIRAGLPAGLPLIGFAGAPFTLACYAIEGGGSKNYERAKAFMYGDPGAWNALMTVLTDSTARYLNAQVKAGVQAVQVFDSWVGSLGPDDYRRFVLPHMRRLFDQIDPGVPAIHFGADTGSLLELQRDAGGTVIGLDWRVELDRCWERLGPEVAVQGNLDPVVLFAPLSEIALQTRRILGQAGGRPGHIFNLGHGILPHTPVDHVRALVQMVHEFSAR from the coding sequence ATGACGAGCGAGCCCTCCACCCAGGACCCGACGATCCCGGACGCCCTCTGGAACAGCCGGTTCCTTAAAGCGTGCCGCCGCGAGCCCGTCGACGCCACGCCCGTCTGGCTGATGCGGCAGGCGGGGCGGTACATGACCGAGTACCGCTCGCTGCGGGCCAAGGTCTCGTTCCTGGAACTCTGCAAGAACCCCGAGCTGGCGGCCGAGACCACGATCTTCGCCGCCGAGACCCTGGGCGTCGACGCGGCCATCCTGTTCGCCGACATCCTCCTGATCCTGGAGCCGCTCGGCTTCGGCCTGGAGTTCTCCAAGGGCGAAGGGCCGGTCATCCACGACCCGATCCGCGAGGCGGCCCACGTCGCCGGGATGATGCCGCTGGAGGACCTCTCGGCGCTCTCGTACGTCTTCGACGCCATCCGCCTGATCCGGGCCGGCCTGCCCGCCGGCCTGCCGCTGATCGGCTTCGCGGGGGCGCCGTTCACCCTGGCCTGCTACGCGATCGAGGGGGGTGGCTCCAAGAACTACGAGCGGGCCAAGGCCTTCATGTACGGCGACCCCGGCGCCTGGAACGCCCTGATGACCGTGCTGACCGACTCCACGGCGCGTTATTTGAACGCCCAGGTGAAGGCCGGGGTCCAGGCGGTGCAGGTCTTCGACAGCTGGGTCGGCTCGCTCGGGCCCGACGACTACCGGCGATTCGTCCTGCCCCACATGCGTCGGCTGTTCGACCAGATCGACCCCGGCGTGCCCGCCATCCACTTCGGGGCCGACACCGGCTCGCTGCTGGAGCTTCAGCGCGACGCGGGGGGGACGGTGATCGGCCTGGACTGGCGGGTGGAACTCGACCGCTGCTGGGAGCGGCTCGGCCCCGAGGTCGCCGTGCAGGGCAACCTCGACCCCGTCGTCCTGTTCGCCCCGCTCTCGGAGATCGCCCTCCAGACACGCCGCATCCTGGGGCAGGCGGGCGGTCGGCCCGGCCATATCTTCAACCTGGGCCACGGGATCCTGCCGCACACGCCGGTCGACCACGTGCGAGCATTGGTGCAGATGGTTCATGAGTTCTCCGCGCGATGA
- the hemG gene encoding protoporphyrinogen oxidase, protein MKTMIERASGSKGSDRVVVIGGGLSGLAVASRIQQSGQALRRPVEVVVLESKDRVGGVIATDHRDGFMLERGPDSFITNKPWAMDLCRRLNLDDQLIEADPTYRRSFVVRKGKLAAVPEGFVLMAPHRLAPVLSSPILSLRGKLRLLAEALIPRREGPGEESLAAFARRRLGREAFDRLVQPLVGGIYTGDPNNLSLRATLPQFLAMENEHGGLIRAAWRRRKESDARIETESSGARYGMFVSLAEGMGALPQALAASLDAGTVKTNSPVRRISRSSTGSGWVVELLNGPALEADAVVATTEAHAAARMIDGHDASLALQLRAIPYASSIIVNVAYRCDRVKHTLDGYGFVVPAVENRRIFAASFLNVKFPRRAPEGTALIRVFVGGASQPELFDLDDDAVRQVVAAELGELIGATGPPLLLEIARHARTMPQYVLGHLEAVESIRRKAAMHSNLFLTGVAYDGVGIPDCIRAAEATADAVVARLAAAGSIAAA, encoded by the coding sequence ATGAAGACGATGATCGAGCGGGCGTCGGGCTCGAAAGGCTCGGACCGGGTGGTGGTGATCGGCGGGGGCCTGTCGGGCCTGGCCGTCGCCAGCCGCATCCAGCAGTCCGGGCAGGCCTTGCGTCGGCCGGTCGAGGTGGTGGTGCTGGAGTCGAAGGACCGCGTCGGCGGCGTGATCGCGACCGATCACCGCGACGGCTTCATGCTGGAGCGGGGCCCCGACTCGTTCATCACCAACAAGCCCTGGGCGATGGACCTCTGCCGCCGGCTGAACCTCGACGACCAGCTCATCGAGGCCGACCCCACCTACCGCCGCTCGTTCGTGGTCCGCAAGGGGAAGCTCGCGGCGGTCCCCGAGGGCTTCGTCCTGATGGCCCCCCACCGGCTGGCGCCGGTCCTCTCGTCGCCGATCCTCTCGCTGCGGGGCAAGCTCCGCCTGCTGGCCGAGGCCCTGATCCCCCGTCGCGAGGGCCCCGGCGAGGAGAGCCTGGCCGCCTTCGCCCGCCGCCGCCTGGGTCGCGAGGCGTTCGACCGCCTGGTCCAGCCGCTCGTGGGCGGCATCTACACCGGCGACCCCAACAACCTCAGCCTCCGCGCCACGCTCCCGCAGTTCCTGGCCATGGAGAACGAGCACGGCGGCCTGATCCGGGCCGCCTGGCGGCGCCGCAAGGAGTCCGACGCGCGGATCGAGACCGAGTCGTCGGGCGCGCGCTACGGCATGTTCGTCTCGCTGGCCGAAGGCATGGGCGCGCTCCCCCAGGCGCTCGCGGCCTCGCTGGACGCCGGGACGGTGAAGACCAATTCGCCGGTGCGCCGGATCAGCCGGTCGAGCACCGGCTCGGGCTGGGTCGTCGAGCTGCTCAACGGCCCGGCGCTCGAGGCCGACGCCGTCGTGGCGACGACCGAGGCCCACGCCGCCGCCCGCATGATCGACGGCCACGACGCGTCGCTGGCGCTGCAGCTGCGGGCTATCCCCTATGCGTCGTCGATCATCGTCAACGTCGCCTACCGCTGCGACCGGGTCAAGCATACGCTCGACGGCTACGGCTTCGTCGTGCCGGCCGTCGAGAACCGGCGGATCTTCGCGGCCTCGTTCCTCAACGTGAAGTTCCCCCGCCGGGCCCCCGAGGGGACGGCCCTGATCCGCGTCTTCGTCGGCGGGGCCTCGCAGCCCGAGCTGTTCGACCTCGACGACGACGCCGTGCGGCAGGTCGTCGCGGCCGAGCTGGGCGAGCTGATCGGCGCGACGGGCCCGCCGCTGCTCCTGGAGATCGCCCGCCACGCGCGGACGATGCCCCAGTACGTCCTGGGCCACCTGGAGGCCGTCGAGTCGATCCGCCGCAAGG